The Streptomyces sp. NBC_00440 genome contains a region encoding:
- a CDS encoding acyl-CoA dehydrogenase family protein translates to MAGSPDFDLYRPAEEHDMLRDSVRALAEAKIAPFAAAVDEEARFPQEALDALTAADLHAVHVPEEYGGAGADALAMVIVIEEVARVCASSSLIPAVNKLGSLPVILSGSEDLKKKYMSRLAKGEGMFSYCLSEPDAGSDAAGMKTRAVRDGDFWVLNGVKRWITNAGVSEYYTVMAVTDPTKRSKGISAFVVEKSDEGVSFGAPEKKLGIKGSPTREVYLDNVRIPADRMIGEEGTGFATAMKTLDHTRITIAAQAIGIAQGALDYAKGYVQERKQFGKPIGDFQGIQFMLADMAMKLEAARQLTYSAAAKSERLDGDLTFFGAAAKCFASDVAMEVTTDAVQLLGGYGYTRDYPVERMMRDAKITQIYEGTNQVQRIVMARNLP, encoded by the coding sequence TTGGCAGGTTCGCCCGATTTCGACCTGTACCGCCCGGCTGAGGAGCACGACATGCTCCGCGACTCGGTCCGCGCCCTGGCCGAGGCGAAGATCGCACCCTTCGCCGCCGCGGTGGACGAGGAAGCCCGCTTCCCGCAGGAGGCGCTGGACGCGCTGACCGCCGCCGACCTGCACGCCGTCCACGTACCCGAGGAGTACGGCGGCGCCGGGGCCGACGCGCTCGCCATGGTCATCGTCATCGAGGAGGTGGCCCGCGTCTGCGCGTCCTCCTCCCTGATCCCGGCCGTGAACAAGCTGGGCTCGCTCCCGGTGATCCTCTCGGGCTCCGAGGACCTCAAGAAGAAGTACATGAGCCGCCTGGCCAAGGGCGAGGGCATGTTCTCGTACTGCCTGAGCGAGCCCGACGCCGGTTCGGACGCGGCGGGCATGAAGACCAGAGCCGTGCGCGACGGGGACTTCTGGGTGCTCAACGGCGTGAAGCGCTGGATCACCAACGCGGGCGTCTCCGAGTACTACACGGTGATGGCCGTCACCGACCCCACCAAGCGCTCCAAGGGCATCAGCGCCTTCGTCGTCGAGAAGTCCGACGAGGGCGTCTCCTTCGGCGCCCCCGAGAAGAAGCTCGGCATCAAGGGCTCCCCGACCCGTGAGGTCTACCTCGACAACGTTCGCATCCCCGCCGACCGCATGATCGGCGAGGAGGGCACCGGCTTCGCCACGGCGATGAAGACCCTGGACCACACCCGCATCACGATCGCCGCCCAGGCCATCGGCATCGCGCAGGGCGCGCTCGACTACGCCAAGGGCTACGTCCAGGAGCGCAAGCAGTTCGGCAAGCCGATCGGCGACTTCCAGGGCATCCAGTTCATGCTCGCGGACATGGCGATGAAGCTCGAAGCGGCCCGCCAGCTCACCTACTCGGCCGCCGCGAAGTCGGAACGCCTCGACGGCGACCTGACGTTCTTCGGCGCGGCCGCCAAGTGCTTCGCGTCGGACGTCGCGATGGAGGTCACGACGGACGCGGTCCAGCTCCTCGGCGGGTACGGCTACACGCGCGACTACCCGGTGGAGCGCATGATGCGCGACGCGAAGATCACCCAGATCTACGAGGGCACGAACCAGGTCCAGCGGATCGTGATGGCCCGCAACCTGCCGTAG
- a CDS encoding acyl-CoA thioesterase, with protein sequence MTDLPGKPTSASRTTLSHIMTGNDTNLLGTVHGGVIMKLVDDAAGAVAGRHSGGPAVTASMDEMVFLEPVRVGDLIHVKAQVNWTGRSSMEVGVRVLAERWNESSPAQQVGSAYLVFAAVDADGKPRAVPPVIPGSERDKRRYQEAQIRRTHRLARRRAIKELREQRIADGIDD encoded by the coding sequence ATGACAGATCTTCCGGGCAAGCCCACCTCGGCCTCACGAACCACCCTGAGTCACATCATGACGGGCAACGACACCAATCTCCTCGGTACCGTGCACGGTGGCGTGATCATGAAACTGGTGGACGACGCGGCGGGCGCCGTGGCCGGCCGGCACTCCGGCGGGCCCGCGGTCACCGCGTCGATGGACGAGATGGTCTTCCTGGAGCCGGTCCGCGTCGGTGACCTGATCCATGTGAAGGCCCAGGTGAACTGGACCGGACGGTCGTCGATGGAGGTCGGCGTACGGGTCCTGGCGGAGCGGTGGAACGAGTCGTCCCCGGCCCAGCAGGTCGGCAGCGCCTACCTCGTCTTCGCCGCGGTCGACGCGGACGGCAAGCCCCGGGCCGTACCGCCGGTGATCCCCGGCAGCGAACGCGACAAGCGGCGCTACCAGGAGGCGCAGATCCGCCGTACGCACCGGCTGGCCCGGCGCCGCGCGATCAAGGAGCTGCGGGAGCAGCGCATCGCCGACGGCATCGACGACTGA
- a CDS encoding LCP family protein — protein MDDRDRYGRGSENAQPDGARVMPHVQRSTPPSQRQYGGQQQGQGYDGGYDTPYDSGYNTGQVYGQGGPSGPGSQRSQGGQGTGGPRPTARPGTPPNWRRRIKIGALVLIIAILGTSIGTYFWADGKLRREVDLSKVIDRPASGKGTNYLIVGSDSRDGMSAADKKKLHTGSAEGKRTDSMIILHVGDHGDTMVSLPRDSNVTIPSYKGSSSGKLYPNTGRQTKLNAAYAEDGPELLVRTVEYNTGLHIDHYAEIGFDGFASIVDAVGGVQLDIPQAFKDKDSGADFPAGKQTLNGSQALAFVRTRHAFAASDLQRTKNQQKFLSALASQTATPSTILNPFKLYPVMGAGLDTVIVDKDMSLWNLASMFWAMKGVQGGGDGKQMNMPISGSTGGNLVWDKTKVKQLVQELKDDDTVTVSGN, from the coding sequence ATGGACGACAGGGACCGCTACGGACGCGGCAGCGAGAACGCACAGCCCGACGGTGCTCGGGTCATGCCGCACGTGCAGCGTTCAACGCCACCCAGCCAGCGGCAGTACGGCGGGCAGCAGCAGGGCCAGGGCTACGACGGCGGGTACGACACCCCGTACGACAGCGGCTACAACACGGGCCAGGTCTACGGGCAGGGCGGCCCCTCGGGCCCCGGCAGCCAGAGAAGCCAGGGCGGTCAGGGCACCGGCGGCCCGCGCCCCACCGCACGTCCGGGTACCCCTCCGAACTGGCGCCGCCGCATCAAGATCGGCGCGCTGGTCCTGATCATCGCGATCCTCGGCACCTCCATCGGTACGTACTTCTGGGCCGACGGGAAGCTGCGCCGCGAGGTCGACCTCTCCAAGGTCATCGACCGCCCCGCATCGGGCAAGGGCACGAACTACCTGATCGTGGGCTCGGACAGCCGCGACGGCATGTCCGCGGCCGACAAGAAGAAGCTGCACACCGGCTCCGCCGAGGGCAAGCGCACCGACTCCATGATCATCCTGCACGTCGGTGACCACGGGGACACGATGGTCTCGCTGCCCCGTGACTCGAACGTCACGATCCCGTCGTACAAGGGCTCGTCGTCCGGCAAGCTCTACCCGAACACCGGCCGGCAGACGAAGCTGAACGCCGCGTACGCGGAGGACGGCCCGGAGCTGCTGGTTCGCACCGTCGAGTACAACACCGGGCTGCACATCGACCACTACGCGGAGATCGGCTTCGACGGCTTCGCGAGCATCGTGGACGCGGTCGGCGGGGTCCAGCTGGACATTCCGCAGGCGTTCAAGGACAAGGACTCCGGCGCCGACTTCCCGGCGGGCAAGCAGACCCTCAACGGCAGCCAGGCCCTGGCCTTCGTCCGCACCCGGCACGCCTTCGCGGCCAGCGACCTCCAGCGCACGAAGAACCAGCAGAAGTTCCTGTCGGCCCTGGCCTCCCAGACGGCCACCCCGTCCACGATCCTGAACCCCTTCAAGCTCTACCCGGTGATGGGCGCGGGCCTGGACACGGTGATCGTGGACAAGGACATGAGCCTGTGGAACCTGGCGTCCATGTTCTGGGCCATGAAGGGTGTGCAGGGCGGCGGCGACGGCAAGCAGATGAACATGCCGATCTCGGGCTCCACCGGCGGCAACCTGGTCTGGGACAAGACCAAGGTCAAGCAGCTGGTGCAGGAGCTGAAGGACGACGACACGGTGACGGTCTCGGGCAACTAG